A single window of Chloracidobacterium thermophilum B DNA harbors:
- a CDS encoding tetratricopeptide repeat protein, which produces MTAVPFQTFSWWSRWHRSVVSPSPRRTVVLLISLAVVVYLNTLGNAFAYDDVPIIVNNPSVHRMDWSALWRRGYWSHVTGGGGNYRPLTVSTFAVEYQLWGERPAGYHLVNILLHAANVAWLFYLLRRYRVAAGLASLAAALFAVHPVHTEAVANIVGRAELLGMFFGGLMWWAWLQGREGGLKGWGWRVVSAVAYLAAVFSKENMIVLPAALFAGEWLAGRFRRVGVRQAAWPFIVFLVVLIPYFWLRTLAGEGVEQQVEIGHVPLTGRSLWERCIIMAGVGVTWYRLVLIGYPLQAFYSIREFDLTPNLQWRVIVGFAITASLLGLALAYRRRAPLVTFAVVFWFITLSVTSNVVLPIGALLAERWLYLPSVAAVLLVSIAALWGVRAGGALRLGTLVGMTSLLVFYSVVTVWRNPDWRNSVTIFESLVATAPNNPSGYMILGHELMTIDPVRARQLLEAALELDPVFLSPQGSLAELDLREGKATVARDRLAQLLAQEPPNLPTPAGEWAEWHALYAKALALTGDLPLALEHARIASRQSPTSLKVLFETSQVFLQAGQIDVALAGFRQLTLHDRDHGRAYSNFATVLIELERYAEAEAVLLEGLQLVPDSEALRARLEFVRQRRAQEKLPSTTRSSPKHSVLNTSP; this is translated from the coding sequence ATGACCGCCGTACCTTTCCAGACTTTCTCCTGGTGGAGTCGTTGGCACCGGTCAGTGGTCTCTCCATCACCACGGCGCACTGTGGTCCTGCTCATCAGTCTGGCGGTGGTGGTCTATCTCAACACCCTGGGCAATGCTTTTGCCTACGACGATGTTCCCATCATCGTCAACAATCCAAGTGTTCACCGAATGGATTGGTCGGCATTGTGGCGGCGCGGCTACTGGAGCCATGTCACTGGCGGCGGCGGCAACTATCGCCCTCTCACCGTCAGCACGTTTGCTGTGGAGTACCAGTTGTGGGGGGAACGTCCGGCCGGGTATCACCTGGTCAACATCCTGCTGCATGCCGCCAATGTCGCCTGGTTGTTTTACCTGTTGAGGCGCTACCGGGTTGCCGCTGGCTTGGCCAGCCTGGCGGCCGCGCTGTTTGCCGTGCACCCCGTCCACACCGAAGCCGTGGCGAATATCGTCGGGCGGGCCGAGTTGCTGGGCATGTTTTTCGGCGGGCTGATGTGGTGGGCCTGGTTGCAGGGGCGTGAGGGGGGCCTCAAAGGATGGGGTTGGCGGGTGGTGTCTGCCGTGGCCTATCTGGCCGCAGTGTTTTCCAAGGAAAACATGATCGTGCTGCCGGCGGCACTATTCGCCGGTGAGTGGCTTGCCGGAAGGTTCCGTCGCGTGGGTGTTCGGCAAGCAGCCTGGCCGTTTATCGTCTTTCTGGTTGTACTGATACCGTATTTCTGGCTGCGGACGCTGGCCGGTGAAGGGGTTGAGCAGCAGGTTGAAATAGGCCATGTGCCGCTGACCGGGCGAAGCCTGTGGGAGCGGTGCATCATCATGGCCGGGGTCGGTGTGACCTGGTATCGCCTTGTGTTGATTGGTTATCCCTTACAGGCATTTTACAGCATTCGGGAGTTTGACCTGACCCCAAACCTTCAGTGGCGCGTCATTGTGGGATTTGCCATCACGGCCAGCCTGCTTGGTCTGGCGCTGGCATATCGCCGCCGCGCCCCCCTTGTGACGTTTGCCGTTGTGTTCTGGTTTATCACTTTGTCTGTCACGAGCAATGTCGTGTTGCCAATTGGAGCACTGCTTGCCGAGCGGTGGCTGTATCTTCCTTCCGTTGCCGCCGTACTGTTGGTGTCCATAGCGGCGTTGTGGGGTGTTCGCGCTGGCGGTGCCCTGCGGCTGGGGACGCTGGTTGGTATGACCAGCCTGCTCGTGTTCTACAGTGTTGTCACCGTGTGGCGAAACCCTGACTGGCGAAACAGCGTCACGATTTTTGAAAGCCTGGTGGCTACGGCGCCGAACAACCCTTCGGGCTACATGATACTTGGCCACGAACTTATGACGATCGATCCGGTGCGCGCACGCCAGCTTCTGGAAGCGGCCCTTGAACTGGACCCGGTCTTTCTGTCGCCGCAGGGCAGTCTGGCTGAGCTTGATTTGCGGGAAGGCAAGGCTACCGTAGCCCGTGACCGTTTGGCACAGTTGTTGGCGCAGGAGCCGCCCAACCTGCCGACGCCAGCCGGGGAATGGGCGGAGTGGCACGCCCTGTATGCCAAAGCCCTTGCTTTGACCGGAGACCTTCCCCTGGCGCTCGAGCATGCCCGGATTGCTTCGCGCCAGTCACCAACCTCGTTGAAGGTGCTGTTTGAAACCAGTCAGGTCTTTTTGCAGGCCGGGCAGATCGATGTGGCGCTGGCGGGTTTTCGTCAACTCACCCTTCACGACCGCGATCACGGGCGGGCTTACAGTAACTTCGCCACGGTGCTGATCGAGCTGGAACGCTACGCCGAAGCCGAAGCTGTGTTGCTGGAGGGGTTGCAGCTAGTACCTGATAGTGAAGCTCTGCGGGCAAGGCTGGAATTTGTCCGTCAACGACGCGCTCAGGAAAAGCTCCCTTCGACGACCCGATCATCACCAAAGCATTCGGTCTTGAACACATCACCGTGA
- the miaB gene encoding tRNA (N6-isopentenyl adenosine(37)-C2)-methylthiotransferase MiaB: MQACVITLGCQMNEYDTHAIQSQLAGVGYSFVDNIHEADLVLLNTCAVRGKPVEKARSLLGALRKEKKRRPVTVALMGCLAQLPEGQAMGAKFGVDIMLGPGALTDLIPALRQGRFQSFAFRDELRDYAPPPPKGALSAHVAITRGCNHKCTYCIVPTTRGPEVSRPAADILREVEALRDAGVVEVSLLGQNVNSYGLEPGLGPHRKLLPGFPSFAELLRMVGQIGIPRVRFITSHPINFTDDIIAAIAETPAVCQYIHLPVQAGSNRTLRRMAREYTREYYLERIAAIRSQLPEATLSTDIICGFPGETEADFEETLTLYDAVQFDMAFMFVYSEREGTPAARHFDDIPHAVKVARLMRLIERQKHWSLINYRRWVGHQVEVLVKGPAHDGDLMQGHTRGNHTVLVPRTVAPRPGLYTVNIAHATPHLLYAEGAALPENRPVATAA, from the coding sequence ATGCAAGCTTGCGTCATCACGCTTGGGTGTCAGATGAATGAGTATGACACCCATGCCATTCAGTCCCAGTTGGCCGGGGTGGGCTACTCGTTCGTGGACAACATTCACGAGGCTGACCTGGTGCTGCTCAACACCTGCGCCGTACGCGGCAAGCCGGTCGAGAAAGCCCGCTCCCTGCTCGGTGCACTGCGCAAGGAGAAAAAGCGCCGACCGGTGACGGTGGCACTGATGGGATGTCTGGCTCAGTTGCCCGAAGGACAGGCAATGGGGGCCAAATTCGGCGTGGACATTATGCTCGGACCCGGCGCCCTGACCGATCTCATCCCTGCACTTCGCCAGGGCAGGTTTCAAAGCTTTGCCTTTCGGGATGAACTGCGTGATTACGCGCCGCCGCCGCCAAAAGGCGCTCTTTCAGCTCACGTGGCCATCACACGCGGCTGCAACCACAAGTGTACCTACTGTATCGTCCCGACCACCCGCGGCCCGGAAGTGTCGCGGCCGGCAGCGGATATTCTGCGGGAAGTCGAAGCCCTGCGGGATGCCGGCGTGGTGGAAGTCAGCCTGCTGGGGCAGAATGTCAACAGCTACGGGCTGGAGCCGGGGCTGGGGCCGCACCGCAAGCTGCTGCCGGGCTTTCCTTCCTTTGCCGAGTTGCTGCGGATGGTCGGGCAGATTGGCATCCCACGGGTGCGTTTCATCACGAGCCATCCCATCAACTTTACGGACGACATCATTGCCGCCATTGCGGAGACGCCTGCGGTGTGCCAGTACATTCACCTGCCGGTACAGGCTGGCTCAAACCGGACCCTGCGCCGGATGGCGCGGGAGTACACGCGCGAGTATTACCTCGAACGCATTGCGGCAATCCGGTCGCAGTTGCCGGAAGCCACGCTTTCGACCGACATCATCTGCGGTTTTCCAGGCGAAACGGAAGCCGATTTTGAAGAAACCCTGACCCTCTATGATGCGGTGCAGTTCGACATGGCGTTTATGTTCGTTTACTCCGAACGGGAGGGAACGCCGGCCGCCAGGCACTTCGATGACATTCCGCACGCGGTCAAGGTGGCGCGGCTGATGCGACTCATCGAGCGCCAGAAGCACTGGAGCCTCATCAACTACCGGCGATGGGTGGGGCATCAGGTCGAGGTGCTCGTCAAAGGCCCGGCCCACGATGGGGATTTGATGCAGGGCCACACCCGTGGGAACCATACCGTTCTCGTGCCCCGGACAGTTGCCCCCAGGCCCGGTCTCTACACCGTCAACATCGCACACGCCACACCGCACCTGCTCTATGCCGAAGGCGCCGCGTTGCCGGAAAATCGCCCGGTCGCCACGGCGGCATGA
- a CDS encoding DUF433 domain-containing protein, with the protein MLKSSIAKCGDEKYAEAVGCTNPKVMMGKPVITGTRITVELILEKLAAGETIGQILEAHPQLTREAVLAALVFARDALRADVVYPLG; encoded by the coding sequence TTGCTCAAGTCAAGTATTGCCAAATGTGGAGATGAAAAATATGCAGAGGCAGTGGGTTGTACAAATCCAAAGGTCATGATGGGCAAGCCTGTCATTACAGGAACACGCATCACCGTCGAACTCATCCTGGAGAAACTGGCAGCGGGTGAAACCATAGGGCAGATTCTTGAGGCGCATCCGCAATTGACTCGCGAAGCCGTTTTGGCAGCGTTGGTATTTGCCAGAGATGCACTGCGCGCCGATGTGGTATATCCCCTTGGCTGA
- a CDS encoding tetratricopeptide repeat protein gives MKTSLSPRQMGIAVVALALLVYANTLANGFAYDDISIVQTNPYITDWRQIPWLFTKGYWSHKSGGGGNYRPLTIITFTVEYALWGLAPLGYHLINVLLHAANVALLFGLLRCYRVAPGIAGVAALVFAVHPVHTEAVANVVGRSELLGMLFGGLMWWAWVAARRAKRHRIKVWVWRGAAAVAYLAALLSKENMVTLPAALWLAEVLVARRRCFLRGALTARLRSLWKVTASFWVLAAALIPYFWLRSLAGEGTAQMPGVGVVTLAGYTLWQRAIIMLEVGLIWYRLLLVGYPLRPQYDGTNIPVIPDWNEWKLLGLLLHAGLVAALWLTWRRVPLVAFAIGFWFITLSVVSNVPIPLGTLVGERWLYVPSVGYAIALGYAVWLVWSHALWLEARLKARMGASRHWHLRAEVTRLCLLLLVASLVGSYVYRTAQRNLDWRDNYTLFSRFIETDPQHPIGYVNLGETLVRRQPQQARVFYEHALRVEPRLISANILLTVLDIEDKAFEQARARLERMLVREPPYLVLPSGEWGLIHALYARVLAALGEREAALSEAQTALRYAPEGPQPLFVVGETLVTIGERDAAIEVYRRLVRLLPLAPVPHAQLGILLLETGDAKAAERELRLAAELAPDKPFIRAWLEKARQQAASQP, from the coding sequence GTGAAGACATCGCTTTCACCACGCCAGATGGGTATCGCTGTGGTTGCGCTGGCCCTGCTGGTGTACGCCAACACGCTGGCCAACGGCTTTGCCTATGATGACATCAGCATCGTCCAGACCAATCCCTACATTACCGACTGGCGGCAGATACCGTGGCTGTTCACCAAGGGGTACTGGAGCCATAAATCCGGTGGCGGCGGTAACTATCGTCCCCTCACCATCATCACCTTCACGGTGGAGTACGCCCTCTGGGGGCTGGCACCCCTGGGGTATCACCTGATCAACGTGCTGCTCCATGCGGCCAATGTCGCGCTGCTGTTTGGCCTGCTCCGCTGTTACCGCGTCGCACCGGGCATTGCCGGCGTGGCGGCGCTGGTGTTTGCCGTACACCCGGTTCACACCGAGGCCGTGGCCAATGTCGTCGGGCGCAGCGAACTGTTAGGGATGTTGTTTGGCGGGCTGATGTGGTGGGCGTGGGTGGCGGCGCGGCGGGCAAAACGTCACCGGATCAAGGTTTGGGTCTGGCGCGGCGCAGCAGCCGTGGCTTATCTCGCGGCGTTGCTCTCCAAGGAAAACATGGTGACGTTGCCGGCAGCCCTGTGGTTGGCCGAAGTCCTGGTTGCGCGGCGGCGCTGTTTTCTCCGCGGTGCGCTGACCGCACGCCTGCGCTCTTTGTGGAAGGTGACAGCCTCTTTCTGGGTGCTGGCTGCGGCCCTCATCCCGTACTTCTGGTTGCGTTCCCTGGCTGGTGAAGGCACTGCCCAGATGCCAGGAGTTGGAGTGGTAACGCTGGCTGGTTACACGCTTTGGCAGCGAGCCATCATCATGCTGGAGGTTGGGTTGATCTGGTACCGCCTGCTGCTGGTCGGCTACCCGCTGCGTCCGCAGTACGACGGCACGAATATCCCGGTCATTCCCGACTGGAACGAATGGAAGTTGCTGGGACTGCTGCTCCACGCCGGATTGGTGGCCGCCCTGTGGCTCACCTGGCGACGGGTCCCTCTCGTGGCCTTTGCCATTGGGTTCTGGTTCATCACCTTGTCTGTTGTGAGCAATGTGCCAATTCCGCTGGGCACGCTGGTTGGGGAACGCTGGCTGTATGTCCCGTCAGTTGGCTATGCCATTGCCCTTGGTTATGCTGTGTGGCTGGTTTGGAGCCATGCCCTCTGGCTGGAAGCCCGGCTCAAAGCCCGGATGGGGGCATCCCGGCACTGGCATCTGCGGGCTGAAGTCACGCGGCTGTGTCTCCTTCTGCTTGTGGCCAGCCTGGTGGGAAGCTACGTGTATCGCACGGCGCAGCGCAATCTTGACTGGCGCGACAACTACACGCTGTTCAGCCGCTTCATTGAAACCGATCCACAGCATCCCATCGGTTACGTCAATCTTGGAGAAACCCTGGTTCGCCGTCAGCCACAGCAGGCACGGGTTTTTTACGAACACGCGCTGCGAGTCGAACCCCGTCTCATTTCAGCCAACATTCTGCTGACAGTCCTCGACATTGAGGACAAGGCTTTCGAGCAAGCACGGGCGCGTCTGGAGCGCATGCTTGTCAGGGAGCCACCGTATCTGGTGCTTCCCTCTGGTGAATGGGGGCTGATCCACGCCCTGTATGCGCGCGTTCTGGCGGCACTCGGAGAACGGGAGGCGGCTTTGTCAGAAGCCCAAACCGCATTGCGCTATGCACCGGAAGGGCCTCAGCCGCTCTTCGTCGTTGGGGAAACCCTGGTGACAATTGGTGAGCGGGATGCCGCCATAGAGGTCTATCGTCGTCTGGTACGGTTGTTGCCGTTGGCACCCGTCCCCCATGCACAGCTCGGTATCCTGCTGCTCGAAACTGGCGATGCCAAGGCTGCCGAACGCGAACTGCGCCTTGCTGCCGAGCTTGCACCTGACAAACCTTTTATCAGGGCGTGGCTGGAGAAAGCCAGGCAGCAGGCCGCCTCACAGCCCTGA
- a CDS encoding S41 family peptidase: MKSVPRTPSRLAAGVMSLVCVTCLTGFPVPTGGSGRGLVQAQEVEFGLGPEPGDVWKGKDVTTAYVEALTLAEEHYAGPIDHERLCDAAATGMLRTLDPHSNFFTREEFNEFRSQQQANYSGIGSLITQHGNKVYIWSPIADTPAYRAGLRYGDEIIAVDGESTEGWDVSKVRSRLRGLRSTAVTVTVNRPGEPSPITVRIVRDSVGQPSVSNVFMLTPEVGYLAFRRGFAQASGEEVAAAVRQLKARGAKAIVFDQRDNPGGLVDAARAIAELFLARGQKIVSIRGRTPRGLTYENALTSNNPTPEDIPLVVLINGGSASAAEILAGALQDHDRALLVGETTFGKGLVQTPYRLPDGYGLTLTSAKYYTPTGRLIQRRYDNVSLYDYQRRRSRTEVTGKDGLTKYLTDGKRTVYGGLGITPDVEVKGETYTLAQGQLTSLTFLFGRLLANGQVEGFAQYRVPRDVDYNHTLQDSDYPITDQLLAAFKAFAQPRLQEFGIAPTALVGNDAFLRQQLRREILTAAYGFDTAQEVIIREEAVVKRAIAEVPQSRSLAENARRLMPSPLRPTNSFKN; the protein is encoded by the coding sequence ATGAAGTCTGTTCCTCGCACCCCATCGCGGTTGGCTGCCGGTGTCATGAGTTTGGTTTGTGTCACGTGTCTCACCGGATTCCCGGTGCCCACCGGGGGAAGTGGACGCGGACTCGTCCAGGCTCAGGAAGTCGAGTTTGGACTTGGCCCCGAACCCGGCGATGTGTGGAAAGGCAAGGACGTGACCACGGCCTACGTCGAAGCCCTGACGCTGGCCGAGGAACACTATGCCGGGCCGATTGACCACGAGCGGCTCTGCGATGCAGCCGCCACCGGCATGCTGCGGACGCTCGACCCGCACTCCAACTTCTTCACCCGCGAAGAATTCAATGAGTTCCGCAGCCAGCAGCAGGCCAACTACTCTGGCATCGGCTCGCTCATCACGCAGCACGGCAACAAGGTCTATATCTGGTCGCCGATTGCCGACACGCCAGCCTACCGGGCGGGGCTGCGCTATGGAGATGAAATCATTGCCGTGGATGGCGAATCCACCGAAGGTTGGGATGTCTCCAAGGTACGCTCACGGCTCCGGGGGCTGCGCAGCACGGCCGTTACGGTTACGGTCAACCGCCCCGGCGAGCCATCACCGATCACGGTGCGCATCGTCCGCGACTCCGTAGGGCAACCTTCGGTATCGAACGTCTTCATGCTGACCCCGGAAGTCGGCTATCTGGCCTTCCGCCGTGGCTTCGCGCAGGCCAGTGGGGAGGAAGTCGCGGCTGCCGTCCGCCAACTCAAGGCACGGGGTGCCAAGGCTATTGTCTTTGACCAGCGCGACAACCCTGGCGGACTTGTGGACGCCGCCCGTGCCATTGCGGAGCTGTTTCTCGCCCGTGGTCAGAAAATCGTCAGCATTCGGGGAAGAACGCCGCGCGGCCTGACCTACGAAAATGCCCTGACTTCCAACAACCCCACTCCAGAGGACATTCCCCTGGTGGTACTCATCAACGGTGGCAGTGCCAGCGCCGCAGAAATCCTGGCTGGTGCGCTTCAGGATCACGACCGCGCACTGCTTGTTGGCGAGACCACCTTTGGCAAGGGCCTGGTCCAGACGCCCTACCGCCTGCCGGACGGGTACGGCCTTACCCTGACTTCGGCCAAGTATTACACCCCAACGGGCCGCCTCATCCAGCGGCGCTACGACAATGTTTCGCTCTACGACTATCAGCGCCGCCGCTCACGCACGGAAGTTACAGGCAAGGATGGGCTGACGAAATACCTCACTGACGGCAAGCGTACTGTTTACGGCGGTTTGGGCATCACGCCGGATGTCGAGGTCAAAGGCGAAACCTACACGCTTGCCCAGGGACAGCTCACGAGCCTGACCTTTTTGTTTGGCCGCCTGCTGGCGAACGGGCAGGTTGAAGGTTTTGCCCAGTACCGTGTGCCGCGTGACGTGGACTACAACCACACGCTCCAGGACAGCGACTACCCCATCACCGACCAGCTTCTGGCGGCCTTCAAAGCCTTTGCCCAGCCGCGTCTCCAAGAATTTGGCATCGCGCCAACGGCCCTTGTAGGCAATGACGCCTTTTTGCGGCAGCAACTCCGGCGCGAAATTCTGACCGCAGCCTACGGCTTCGACACGGCGCAGGAAGTCATTATCCGGGAGGAAGCGGTTGTCAAGCGTGCCATTGCCGAAGTCCCACAGTCACGGAGCCTGGCGGAGAATGCGCGCCGGCTGATGCCATCGCCCTTGCGCCCGACAAACAGCTTCAAGAACTAG
- a CDS encoding trypsin-like peptidase domain-containing protein, giving the protein MKIGNTASNLLVVSLTGAGKGRSLVLDKEAVTIGVGDGCDVVLDAPGVETAGAVAAIRRQAQRLELFVHDADHYSFRINDELHTPVDGTPIALTDGDVVAVEPRQVAAGCEPEKVLLKVVAKPQSDVPPAAGVLQFPEVDAGGQLHPRTATRFLKELVFALYAEMPAWVRAVALLLTVLIPLSVMSATVIVFVFLWNYAKLTEDLRSKNRDSGIQIDVLMEENEKLKNRLKDYEEAINFAPKIAASYRGGVCLIVGTYTYRDAQQRPLRYIDHSFDDSRALSADGKLNVSFEGTGNEFFEEFSGTGFVVAEGVILTNRHIAQPWWTDPTDKLITQLGGKPYIKEIQAYFPEHKTPFALKPVGFSQESDVALCTFNPGDARIPILPIEGFEEDETKPLPDITGQAILLMGFPNGVDVLVAQLTDGQLKRDLERRFRVSEKAILLAQRGELVPLVTQGHVTRLVAGRIVHDAATQEGGSGSPIFNSTGKVIGINAQVTVDEGGGQVPGNNLAVPIRAAFKLLRETGKPLG; this is encoded by the coding sequence ATGAAAATCGGTAACACGGCGTCGAATCTGCTGGTGGTTTCCCTGACTGGGGCAGGGAAGGGGCGTTCCCTTGTGCTGGATAAGGAAGCCGTCACGATTGGCGTCGGGGACGGCTGTGATGTCGTCCTGGATGCGCCGGGGGTGGAGACCGCCGGGGCTGTGGCTGCCATCCGGCGCCAGGCACAGCGGTTGGAGCTGTTCGTGCATGACGCCGACCATTATTCATTTCGCATCAATGACGAACTGCACACCCCGGTGGATGGAACGCCCATTGCGCTGACCGATGGGGATGTCGTTGCTGTTGAGCCACGCCAGGTCGCTGCCGGCTGTGAGCCGGAGAAAGTCCTGCTCAAAGTCGTAGCCAAACCTCAGTCGGACGTGCCACCAGCCGCAGGTGTTCTTCAGTTTCCTGAAGTTGATGCTGGCGGGCAGCTCCATCCGCGAACCGCGACGCGCTTTCTCAAGGAACTGGTTTTTGCCCTCTACGCGGAGATGCCAGCCTGGGTACGGGCCGTGGCACTGTTGCTGACCGTGTTGATTCCGCTGTCGGTGATGTCGGCAACGGTGATCGTTTTCGTTTTCCTATGGAACTACGCCAAGCTGACGGAAGACCTGCGGAGCAAAAACCGCGATTCAGGCATCCAGATTGACGTGCTGATGGAGGAGAACGAAAAGCTCAAAAACCGCCTGAAGGACTACGAGGAAGCCATCAACTTTGCACCCAAGATCGCAGCCAGCTACCGAGGTGGGGTCTGCCTCATCGTCGGAACCTATACCTACCGGGATGCCCAGCAGCGTCCCCTGCGCTACATTGACCACAGCTTCGATGACAGCCGGGCACTTTCTGCCGATGGCAAACTCAACGTGAGCTTTGAAGGCACCGGCAACGAATTTTTCGAGGAGTTCAGCGGCACGGGATTTGTCGTCGCGGAAGGCGTTATCCTCACCAACCGGCACATTGCCCAGCCGTGGTGGACTGATCCTACCGACAAACTCATCACCCAACTTGGTGGAAAGCCTTACATCAAGGAAATTCAAGCTTACTTTCCCGAGCACAAGACACCCTTTGCCCTCAAACCAGTCGGCTTTTCACAGGAAAGCGATGTCGCCCTGTGCACCTTCAATCCAGGTGATGCCAGGATACCCATCCTGCCCATCGAGGGCTTTGAGGAAGATGAAACGAAGCCCCTGCCCGACATCACCGGCCAGGCCATCCTGCTGATGGGGTTTCCCAATGGCGTTGATGTGCTCGTGGCCCAACTCACGGATGGGCAGCTCAAACGCGATCTCGAACGGCGCTTCAGGGTATCTGAAAAGGCCATCCTGCTGGCCCAACGCGGTGAACTCGTCCCTCTCGTCACCCAGGGACACGTGACCCGGCTGGTTGCAGGACGCATCGTGCACGATGCCGCCACGCAGGAAGGTGGCTCCGGCAGCCCGATTTTCAACAGCACCGGCAAGGTCATTGGCATCAATGCCCAAGTCACGGTGGATGAAGGCGGCGGGCAGGTTCCCGGCAACAATCTGGCCGTACCGATTCGAGCCGCTTTCAAACTTCTGCGCGAAACGGGGAAGCCACTTGGTTGA
- the ruvB gene encoding Holliday junction branch migration DNA helicase RuvB: protein MRRLVAGETDGEERNLESSLRPRRLRDYIGQNRATDNLAVFLQAARQRGEPLDHLLLCGPPGLGKTTLAMIVAHEMGVEIKSTAGPVIEKSGDLAALLTNLQEGDVLFIDEIHRLSPAIEEILYPAMEDFQLDIVIGQGPSARSIKLDLPRFTLIGATTRAGLITAPLRGRFGINFHLDFYTPEQLQQIVLRSARILETPIDEAGAAEIARRARGTPRIANRLLRRVRDIAEVIYDGCITADVAAEALDRLEVDRFGLDEVDRKLLLTIIEKFDGGPVGLGTISAAINEEKDAIEEIYEPYLLQIGFLNRTPRGRVVTGAAYAHLGVAHRFRSATAQTPLFGEE from the coding sequence ATGCGGCGCCTCGTTGCGGGTGAAACGGACGGTGAAGAACGAAACCTCGAGTCTTCACTGCGTCCGCGCCGGCTGCGCGACTACATTGGACAGAACCGCGCCACGGACAACCTGGCGGTCTTTCTGCAGGCAGCCCGCCAGCGGGGCGAGCCGCTTGATCACCTGCTGCTGTGCGGCCCACCGGGGCTGGGCAAAACGACTCTGGCGATGATCGTGGCCCATGAGATGGGGGTCGAAATCAAATCCACGGCCGGCCCCGTCATTGAAAAATCGGGCGACCTGGCGGCGCTGCTGACCAACCTTCAGGAAGGCGATGTGCTGTTTATTGACGAAATCCACCGCCTGTCGCCGGCCATCGAGGAAATTCTCTACCCGGCCATGGAGGATTTTCAGCTCGACATCGTCATTGGACAGGGACCGTCCGCGCGCTCCATCAAGCTGGATTTGCCACGCTTTACGCTCATCGGCGCGACCACCCGCGCCGGTCTCATTACAGCTCCGCTGCGGGGGCGTTTCGGCATCAACTTCCACCTCGATTTTTACACGCCGGAGCAGTTACAGCAGATTGTGCTGCGTTCGGCCCGGATTCTGGAGACGCCGATTGACGAAGCCGGCGCAGCGGAAATCGCCCGCCGGGCGCGTGGCACACCCCGGATTGCCAACCGCCTGCTGCGGCGGGTTCGGGACATTGCCGAAGTTATTTACGATGGGTGCATCACGGCGGATGTGGCGGCCGAGGCGCTGGACCGCCTGGAAGTGGACCGGTTTGGGCTGGACGAAGTTGACCGCAAGCTGCTGTTGACCATCATCGAGAAGTTTGATGGCGGCCCCGTCGGACTGGGGACAATTTCAGCCGCCATCAACGAAGAAAAGGATGCCATCGAGGAAATCTACGAGCCGTATCTGCTCCAGATTGGCTTTCTCAACCGGACGCCCCGCGGCCGGGTCGTTACGGGCGCGGCCTATGCCCACCTTGGCGTAGCACACCGTTTCCGCAGCGCAACCGCCCAGACCCCGCTCTTTGGCGAGGAATGA
- a CDS encoding shikimate kinase, translating to MERTRRVSDVTGIIFLVGFMGSGKTTVGQHLAARLGGRFIDLDERIARAAGRSIPELFQTEGETGFRQREHAALVQVCAELRQDDLPWNIVALGGGTFTRPENRNHIRQTGCSVWLDVPFDILATRVVPDGRRPLWTSVDEARLRYEQRRADYAQADIRVPVGTAPPEQVAEDVLQALSAFQSASTSKSLTTQPGNSYE from the coding sequence ATGGAGCGTACAAGGCGGGTGTCAGACGTAACCGGCATCATCTTTCTGGTTGGTTTCATGGGTTCGGGGAAGACGACCGTCGGGCAGCACCTGGCCGCCCGCCTCGGTGGACGTTTCATTGATCTGGACGAGCGGATTGCCCGGGCAGCCGGCCGCTCCATCCCGGAACTGTTCCAGACGGAGGGAGAAACCGGTTTTCGTCAGCGGGAGCATGCGGCGCTTGTTCAGGTGTGCGCCGAACTGCGTCAGGATGACCTGCCCTGGAATATCGTTGCCCTTGGGGGCGGGACGTTCACGCGGCCTGAAAACCGGAACCACATTCGCCAGACCGGATGCAGTGTCTGGCTCGACGTTCCGTTTGACATCCTGGCCACGCGCGTGGTGCCGGATGGCCGCCGCCCTCTGTGGACCTCTGTGGATGAAGCCCGGTTGCGCTATGAACAGCGCCGGGCGGACTATGCCCAGGCTGACATCCGCGTACCGGTAGGAACCGCGCCGCCGGAACAGGTCGCAGAGGATGTCCTTCAGGCGCTGTCTGCTTTCCAGAGTGCAAGCACCTCAAAAAGCTTGACAACGCAACCGGGAAACAGCTACGAATAG